One Bacteroidales bacterium genomic window, ATCTGGAACCAGTCACTTCGATCCGTCACGGCGGGACAGGCAAGCTCAGTGACCGAAACCTTGAACTTTAAACCTTGAACAAATAAATAAACTTATGAGAACAAAAATCGTAGCCGGAAACTGGAAAATGAACCTTGAATTTAATGAGGCTGAAGAATTGCTTACCGGAATTTCAGAACAATTGGAAGCCGAAGGACTGCCTGATGTAACCGTAGTTATTTGCCCGCCGGCAGTATATCTCGAAATGGCCAATGATTTCGCTGAGGATGGCGGGTTTTATACCGGCTCCCAGAACCTGAGCGATAAAGCATCCGGAGCATATACCGGGGAAATTTCTGCCGCCATGATACAATCAGTTGGCGCTGACTTTGTCATTGTTGGACACTCCGAGCGCCGCGCTTATTTTAATGAAACCGATGAACTGTTGAAGGCCAAAGTCCTTCAGGCCATCAAACATGACCTCGTTCCCATTTTTTGTTGCGGCGAAGTACTGGAAGAAAGAAACAAAGGTTCGCATTTCGATGTTGTGAAAAGACAGTTGGACATTGCGCTGTTTGATCTGAGCGAAGAAGATTTTGGCAGCCTGGTAATTGCCTACGAACCTGTATGGGCCATTGGCACCGGCGTTACCGCCTCACCGGAGCAAGCCCAGGAAATGCATGCCTACATCCGCAAACTGGTTGCTGAAAAATATGGCCTGGAAGTAGCCGAAGAAACCACAATCCTTTACGGTGGCAGCTGCAACGAAAAAAACGCTGCTGAACTCTTTAGCCAGGCCGATGTTGATGGAGGCCTGATCGGTGGCGCTAGTTTGAAAGCCGAATCGTTTATTGGGATTATTAAAGCGTTTAATTAACTAGGCCGGGATTTCAGAAGCTTGTTTCTTTCTCTCATTTATATGTTAAAGCATATAAAATAAAGGTTCCGGATAAAATTATATCCAATTGCAACTAGTTCAGGTTTAGAAAACTGCTTTTAATGAGTTGCTTGGAAGATGATGCAAGCAAATAGGACCAATAGAATAAGACGGCACACAACAGCGCGCTTGCCTCAAATTGGGATGCGGGTGTTTGGTGGATTGAAAAAATGAAGCAACTTTGTATGGACATTTGTTAGTTGCCATCAATGCTAAAAAACAATAGATCAACATGAGTAAACTAGTAAAAATCATTTTGGGTCTTTGCCTACTTATTTCCCAAACAGGAATTGGACAAATAACAACTGAACCATGTGACAAAATTAATTTCACACCAATTTCTTCTAAACCATCCTTGGAGAGTATGCTTGCTGGAGTGAAATATGCTTTGATATTATATGAGCCCAAAATAGAAGGACCCAATCCTGCATATAGTGCTCTTTTCGAAATCTTAAAAGCAATGGGGTTTGAAAGTGTTGAATATATGGAAGAAGATTATGAAAGCCCGATGCATTTTTGTGAAGAAATCTGGACATTCATTTCGTTTGATTTTAAATTACAGAACTTTAGCAACATCAAATGGCATTTTGTAAGCCCTTGTAATACAACTTATAGGTGGCAATTAAGTAGTGATAAAATTGTTAGAGATGGTTTATATGACAATCTAAAATTCAGCTTTTACAATGTGTTTAGAGAAATGCAGCAATACAAAAAAGACCCGTTTAACTCATATTTCAGAATAGAACCGCCCAAAAGACAAACTTGTTGGACAGAAGCAAAATTTAAAAGCCATATATTATCTAATGGTTGCGACAAAATAGAAGGAATTTATGAAAATTCTGCAAGTGCATCACAAAAGGCAAAATATAAGGTAGCTATTCGCAAAATAAATGGAGTTTATCATCTGATTTATTTATCAGGTGCCAAAAATTCGGGAAATTGGAGTGAAGGGGAAATAAAGGCAATTTTGGAACAAACTGCAACTCCAAATTTCTATAAGGCGAAATGGATAATGGCTAACAAATCAGAGAACAACGAGTTTTATATTTCATTTGAAAACGGCATGATGAATGTAATCAGCCCAGAAGGTAGTAAAGATCTCTATATTAAGTTGTTCCCTACTAGCTCTGACAACATTAGAAACTCACCTTCTGAACTTGCAGGTTCGGGCACAGGGTGGGCAATTTCGTCGGACGGATATATTGTTACGAACTATCATGTTACGGAGGGAGCAAAATCAATTAAGGTTCGTGGGGTAAATGGAAACTTTTCAAAATCATATTCGGCAAAAGTTGTAGTAGAAGACAAAAATAACGATTTAGCTATCATAAAAATTGAAGATATGGGATTTTCGTCACTTGGAACAATTCCTTACGTAATTTCACCTAAATCCTCTGACGTTGGGAGTTCAATTTTTGTTTTGGGATATCCTTTAAGAGCTACAATGGGTGATGAAGTGAAATTAACAAATGGCATCATAAGTTCCAGATCAGGTTTTCAAGGTGATGTAACATCTTACCAAATGACCGCACCAGTCCAACTTGGTAATAGTGGCGGCCCTTTGTTTGACAATAATGGAAATATTATTGGTGTAATAAATGCTAAACACGCTGGTGCTGAAAACGCCTCTTATGCGATTAAATCTTCTTATTTACTAAACCTAATTGACATAATTCCTTCTCCTCCCAAACTCCAAACTATAAGCACAGTTTCAGGGAAGCCATTAACTGAACAAGTTAAGATTTTGAAAAAGTTTACTTACATAATAGAACTCAATCAATGACAAAAATAAGCACCAGTGGTAACAGCATGTATTTGGAAATAGCCTGTTAAGTGTTTGTAACGGGTTATAAAGGATGCCAGAAGTACAAACGACAACATTAGTCATAAACAACACCTAGGTCAAATGAATAGAAATCGGATGACAGACATTGAAATCGTTCGAGAAGTAATTGAACTCTTTGTAGTAGATTATTTTGAGACGATTGAAATGTCAGGAACTGTTAAAGCTGAAAAAAGAGATAGCATTAACTATTTAAGAATTGACTTGACGGATTTAGTAGAGGACAAAAACCTTGACAAGCTACATCATTCTTTAATTAAGTATCTTAGAGATTGGGTGCAAAAATGCTCTATTAACTTTAATGACTTCGTGTCCATATCTAGGTTAACTATTGAATATATACTTCCCGTAAAGGATGGAGTTAATCAAAATCAATCTAAGCATGTAAAACTCCTAGATCTACCAGCCTATTATTATCAAGCAAACAAAAAAAATTATGAAAAACCCTATTCATGGCTTTTACTCAAGGTCTTGATTATTTGGCACAACACACTTTTAAGAAATACTATTATTACACTTCTACCTACTATACTATTAATAGTAATAAGTGTCTACAAAATTCGTACTGACATAGAATTTCATGAACGCCTTGTTAAGTCGTACGACTACATAAATATTGCTAGTGGAGTTATCGCATCCTTTGTCCTTGGCTTTTTAATAAACAAAGTAATTACTATTCGACAAGATAAACTGAAATATACAAGAGCAATAAGAAATCTTTCAAACAAACTAACTTATTTCAGAAATATTTGCTTTAATCTTACCAGAGACCATGGTTTTTGGAAAGAAGGAAATAAATATTATAAATCGTATGAATATGCCAATTCAATAAAGCATGACATTACCTTCGAAGAGTATTATTATCCAAACTATGATAACACTATTGACTATGCCAGATTTAAATCCTTCTACAGAAGAGATATGTACAATAATGTTGTTTCATTGGTCCTTCAACTTCACATGATGGCTGACGATTCATTTTTGCGCTCAGGATTGTCATATACAAAGTTTCCACCTAACCACATTTACGCTCATGACGAGATGAAAAACTTCACTCTATTTTGTGACACAAATCAGATTTGGTATTGCTGTTCTGAAGCAAAGATTTTTCCTGACAATTTTGACAGTTCATACCACATCAAAGAAATAGTAGAAGATATTAATCGAATTTATCCGAAGAAAAAAATAGAAAAGCTTTCAAAAGACAGGTTAGAAGAAGTAAGTCTGGATTTCCAATATAGAATTATTCCTAGTCTCTTCAATCTAACAAGAATTGTTGATTTGAACTTACCATTATCTATTCGTTATTTCTTAACAACCTTTACATTGCTTCTGGCATTTGGGTTAATAATTCCATCACTGACTTATATATTTATTGGCAACACTTTTGCTTTTTTAAGTCTCTTTACTGTAATTGGAATTATAGGACACATATTGCTTACCCTTAAAACGATTTTAAAAACTGAAAATACTTTAGACAGGAAATATGACTATCTATAATTTGTTTACCAGTGGGTAAGCGGGCATTCCACTCCAAAGATCTTTTAAAGCTGAATTTAGCGAAAGTATTATTGGTTCTCTGAAAAACAGTTTCAGTGTTCATTGAATTATTTCAGATTGTACCTAAAAGACCTTAAATACAGAATTATAATAGCATAGCGCGCAAATCTTTTTTTCATATGTTTGTACCAACCTCATCTCAAACCCTCCCATCATGTACCATCTCAAAACAATTGCTATTATCATCTTCTTAATCGCTGTAGCTACATTACATGCGCAATTGCCCTGGACAAGGATTTCACCTGCTCCCCAGGAGCATTGGATCAATGAAATAATCCGGATTCCGGGAA contains:
- a CDS encoding serine protease, producing the protein MSKLVKIILGLCLLISQTGIGQITTEPCDKINFTPISSKPSLESMLAGVKYALILYEPKIEGPNPAYSALFEILKAMGFESVEYMEEDYESPMHFCEEIWTFISFDFKLQNFSNIKWHFVSPCNTTYRWQLSSDKIVRDGLYDNLKFSFYNVFREMQQYKKDPFNSYFRIEPPKRQTCWTEAKFKSHILSNGCDKIEGIYENSASASQKAKYKVAIRKINGVYHLIYLSGAKNSGNWSEGEIKAILEQTATPNFYKAKWIMANKSENNEFYISFENGMMNVISPEGSKDLYIKLFPTSSDNIRNSPSELAGSGTGWAISSDGYIVTNYHVTEGAKSIKVRGVNGNFSKSYSAKVVVEDKNNDLAIIKIEDMGFSSLGTIPYVISPKSSDVGSSIFVLGYPLRATMGDEVKLTNGIISSRSGFQGDVTSYQMTAPVQLGNSGGPLFDNNGNIIGVINAKHAGAENASYAIKSSYLLNLIDIIPSPPKLQTISTVSGKPLTEQVKILKKFTYIIELNQ
- a CDS encoding triose-phosphate isomerase, which translates into the protein MRTKIVAGNWKMNLEFNEAEELLTGISEQLEAEGLPDVTVVICPPAVYLEMANDFAEDGGFYTGSQNLSDKASGAYTGEISAAMIQSVGADFVIVGHSERRAYFNETDELLKAKVLQAIKHDLVPIFCCGEVLEERNKGSHFDVVKRQLDIALFDLSEEDFGSLVIAYEPVWAIGTGVTASPEQAQEMHAYIRKLVAEKYGLEVAEETTILYGGSCNEKNAAELFSQADVDGGLIGGASLKAESFIGIIKAFN